A stretch of DNA from Salvia splendens isolate huo1 unplaced genomic scaffold, SspV2 ctg469, whole genome shotgun sequence:
agtcgtcgccccttttcaacgaccagtgcatgggcgtcggtccggccgtcaacttcgtcgccaacagcaaccagcacaacatgggctattatttggcggatgggatatacccgatgtggcccgtctttgtgaagacgatcagatgcccaacggaTGCGAAGAAGGTATACTTTGCGcaacgtcaggaggcagcgcacaaggatgtggagcgggcatttggtgtgctccaggctcgatgggcggcagtgaagggtccatcacggctgtggtacCTTGACAGcgtcgccgacatcatgtacgcatgtattatcatgcacaacatgatcgtcgaagatgaaggtccagcactgaccgattgggccaatgatgatgctgatgctgcgggtccaagccacaacgtggccactagcaatgtacgcatggggattcCCCATGAAGACGttgatcgagtccgtgcatttgccgacatgcgccaaaaataaGCTCACGTTCGACTCCAGAACAATATTATTGAATAAGTGTGGCAACGTaagggtcgtcgttgatgtagtttttaattattgaaatatattttttttatttggtgaaatgtacttttcttattttaatgaaaatttttccttattttcgtcgaaattttaattacgtaaattgtttacttccggaaattgtttaattagtgaatttgtgttttttttaatgtgggaattccgtctggaattccgcaggggaattccgccactgtacagtgggaagtccgtatgacgtggcagtgcagtgagaagtccttatgacgtggcaggaggtgtttttgagaattGCGCGGagaattccgccgggacatccgcaccattgcggatgccctaatgCGTTTGCCTCTTAATCAGTTTTTGCTTCTGAATTATTGCATCTgtcctttttctctttttttgttttattatagcCAATTAAgtcaaaattaattattttctatttcatCATCTGTGTACACAACAAACTGTTCCCCCCAAAATATACAGAATCGAATTGATTGATTATCCGTCACACAATCTTGTTATGCCGACATTTTACATCAAGTGGAGTGTAGAAATACAAAAATAAGTAGTACACGTGCGAATGAAATTGACTTTTTAAATGGAACAAACTCCATAATTTCCacataaatttatataaaactCTGAAAAAACAGCTCATAAAACTATTACGCCAAAAAATTTCCAACATAAAAAGGTTAATAATAATTTAGTGGTCTATGCTTCTTCAGACTGAAAACGATTAGTCGAATTGTCTGTCTAGAATCTATTTTTAATGTGGTAGTTGATAGGTCAATCCATAGAATAGCATTATTTTTCAAGTATTTTCAACTTAACTATACGTTATTATCATTAATTATCACTTAACTTTTTTCATTATACCAATTGTAAAAATTGATTAGGGCACCACTGCCAACTGTAAATTGATAGTAGTATTTGTTTCGAAGCAACTACGCATTTTCAAGTAAGTAAAGGGATATTTATCAATTTACAATACAAGCTTTTAGGCTAGTATCAGCTGCAACAACCAAAAGAATTACTATAAAATTTAGGTAGTGTTGccaaaaatatcattattttctaTATGCCATAAATCAAAAGAATGTTCATCGAAGATGTGTTATCACTCGCTGGATCTAAAATATGGGGAGTTAAAGAGAGCGTAAACGATGAGCTGAATTTCTCGAATTCAATGGTCAAAATGAACTCTCAGATGGGAGCTACGGCCCCGCAATTTCATCGAGATCGTACAATGAAATAAGGATCTTCAAATTTCACTTGTAGGCAGATGCCTGTTAACAAAATGTTTCTGCTTTACTCCGTTTTCGACATTCTCACTCCATCTCTCTGGGCTTATGGAACACAACCAACATACAATTTAGAATCTGAAACCTGGATCGACATCCATTGCCCAGGCGAATTTTGCCAGTAAGGACTTGTTAAAAATCTGCACAACATAAAAAGAAACCAACCAACCATTATTGATGGAAAAGGATGAAAAACAGATTTGAAGCTAGCAACCCAAAGCTCACCTTCTCAATAGGAACTTCATGGCGTTTGCACCATGCAACGGTGATCCTAGGATCAAGATAGTTGATCTTTGACGTACCCAATGCTACAGTTTTTAGATCCTCTTTTGTATCCTTATCTCTTTCCATTTTTTCAATCTTTGCTGTGGTTTGAGATATCTTTTTCTCCAATCTGCACAACAGTAACATCATAAGCTACGTGTAGCCCCTACCATATGCCTAACTAGCCCACAAAGCAAGCCATTTACTTACGAATCAGGATTTAAATTCCTTTTCGACTTCCCATCCGATCTCATCAAGGGGGGCTTCCCCTTTTTGACCCTAGCCAAATCTGTCCTCAATTCTTCCAAAACACCCTGAATTCACCAACAATTGATAGAAAATAGACATGAGCTTATACAAGAAGGAAAACATCCAAACAGAAGAAGGAAACAAATGTGATACATCAGTCACCAAAAACAGAGCCCATGCAGAAGCCTTCTCCAGGGATGCAGCCTCCGCAGTATATCcccaaattatttaatatttccgATTCACTTTAGTTACTAGCTAATAGATTCATGACATTACCTTTAGTTCGTCTATCTTTTCATTCAAGCGCGTCATCTGAGCGCTGTGGGACTTTGAGACAGTACGTTGATGATTACAAATGATGGCAACCTAAAAAAGACATGTAGAGAATTAGACATTTATAATAGAAGTTCACACAAAAAGAGATCATCAGAATTGACAATCTTGCCTCCTTGTTTGCATGCTGATAAACAACAACTTTTTCAGCAACTTCTCCCCCTTTTGTCTCCCTGCTCAGCTGTATGCAAGGGGATCCATGCATTAAGTCATTAACAAGATTTATCGAGAGTAGAATTCAATTATTAAGCTATTATTAACTATTAAGAACAGGTATAAGCTGAGGTTTCATTACACttgaaataaagtaaaactGTTTCCATAAACATGTGGGCATCAGCATCATGTATCAAATACCGTACACTATATGCATGTTTAACAGCAAGGTACATGACATATTCATTCAGCTGATTTAATTACTACTCGTATATGTTACTCATACCAAAAGTAAGAGAATAGCTGTCTGCCAAACAAGAAAAGGTTATACAACTAAAAAATTCTTAGATAGCTCACAGAAATCTGtcatcataatttatttataatcaaCTTCAAGTAAAAGTACAAGTTCACATCAACTTTGATAGAAACATAAGAGGAGGGGTTTAATATTACTCTGCTAAAactacaataaataaataaaaactacaAAAGTAGCCACCATTAGCTTCTAAAAGCATTGCTCTACTTTTTCAGGAAAATTCTTGGTTAGTACTCAAATTGACTCAATATTGGGAAAATTCTTGAACACGGATGCTTTAGTACAATGTTATCTCTTAAGACATCCAAATGAATCGTCTGCCGTTCTTTCACCTGAAACCCATTCCCATCCCCACAGCATGGCAGGAGAATGAGAAATTAGACTTGCGCACATCAACGCTACTTATTAATGAACAAACATTCCACAGAGAGAATAATCAAATTGCATCTTACCATGTCATCCAATGTAATAGATGCATTGTATGTACGAAAGACCTTAGCAGTGAGACCAGGCATCAATTCCTTTAGATGAGCATTCAGTTTACTAGTATCTAGTTTGTCAAATATATCATCTCCACCTTTTTTCTCTGGACATAATACAATATGCATGTAAATATATATACCAATAAGAAACCAGAGTCACATGCATATTATTTTAGTGGACTGTTACTGACTATTCCGAAACTCTTGGATTGCCCTGAACACAGCAACTTCAACCTCGACTTCATTCTGATACCTTATAGAATCTTTACCAAGAAAATCAAACTGCACATAGGGAATTGTAATTTGTTAATTCAACATAAAACTTTGAGGTGAGTATAGTAAGCATTGCAGGGCTAAATTTTCCAACTTCCTTTCAAAACCTCAACTTCTTGTCTTCTTGTACTAATTTAAGGATAACGAAGTTCTTTGTAATCATTTTTAATCAGCAGTCATCAAACTAGCGAATCTAATCAAGGAGACTATATAGAAAAGTGAATATGAAAAGGTTGTATCAAAGATGGAAGGGGACCTTCAAGATATTTGGAGGCACTGGTTCCACATTTTCAACTTTTAACGTACAGCAACCTACTGTGTCAGCTTCATCATCATCCTATAACCAAAAAAGATATTAAAAGCTATGTAATCCTCATTTAAACTAAAGCTTGGACACATTAGAAGACATCAAGACAAGACAAAAGAAATTTAAAGAATgataaaacactaaaaatctCTTGCAACTTATACCTTCTCATTGCCTGCCCGAAGAGCCAGTTTGTCAATAAGATATGTTGCTACTGCTATCTGCTTCTTAGTAGGATCTTTGCTTGTAAAGTCCTTGGTATATGCTGTGCGGATACCTTGTATATAGTTCTTAATTAGAAAACCACAACATGCAAACAATTAGTACACCAATCTTCACAACTAACAAAAACGGCAGGTAAGAAAATTGGACTTGGAGTTTGAATAACCTTTAATAGCCTGGCTTTCTCATACTTCTCTTTGTCACTTTGACCTTTTAAGGTACTACTTGCAGCAAGAAATACATATTTGAATTCCTTCGGATTAATGGGGTCGTTCCAGAAAGCTAACCATGTCACTGTGTTGTCGTGTCTTATTTCTTTCCAGCTGCCAGCCATAAAGATCAAAGAGTATTAATTTTAGAAAAGTTCCAACTTGAACCAGAAAAAAAATGTTCATTCTATTGGCATTTCAACAAAAGGAGTCATTAGCAGAACCTTTGGCCATGGATAGGACACTCAGGAATTGGAGCATCCCTCCCAATATTGATGGTTATGTCACTTGGGCGAATTCTTTTTTTCAGTTTCCCCATCTGTATTGATCATCAAGTCATCAACAATATAAATATGTAAAAGCTTAAATTTTCACACTAACAACAATGCTCGACTGTTAGAAGGAAAACTTCAGTGCACCTTTGGGTGCTCACCCCGGCCGCGGAACAATCCAGGTGGTTCAACTCTGAAGTTTCCAACCTGTAAATAGGCACATCAAAAAGATGATTACAAAAGTTTCAGTATAGTTATAAGttaatgaagaaagaaaatgaagGGTCAGTTCTACACCCGCAGGGCTCTAAGTAAAGATTGTGACAAGATGTCTTTCAACAGTTTGACTGACCACATTATATGAGTAGAAAATAagacctttttcctttcttccttAGCTTTCGATTTTTTAGTGAACTAGGGAAAGTACGGGAAGAGATCAACAGAAAACTACACCATATCTTCCACCCGTTGATATATGGATAATGTTGAAAGAGAAAAGTATAGACTATTTGAGATGTGCGATTGGGAAAAGAGATCAAGCATAGATCAATATAACAATTATACCTTCTCTTTCACACCATCAACAATGGCCCACATATATTTTTCCTCTTGCTTCAGTTTCTCCTCTTTCAGAGCTTTCTTCTCCTGCCCAGTGAAAAGAAAGATGAAGTGAAGAAGGCATGTCCGTATAAAGAAGTAACTAATTTACATATCAGCCACATGgttgatttctttttcttttttttgtttctgttaACTCATTGATTAGATTCTCAGGTTCTCACCGCTTCTGGTCATGATGCTGTATTGAAAAATTTCCAACTAAACAAAGTAAGAGTTGACGGAACGAGACTGCTAGCAGCCTAGCACATGATCAAGACGAGACAAAACATCACTTGCAGTTCCAAGATTGTAGCAAATCAATATTTTTCAACACAAATAACCACATTTACTTCATGCTGAAAACTGAAAAAGGGTCACGAAACTAACAAAAACCACTTATCTGATGTTATCCTGAGCTTATATACGGAAAGCAACACAAAACTACATCATGTTGAAATCTTGACTAAAATGATATGCCATTCTTTCAATAAGACTATCTTAAATACACcaacaaatattttcatataaaacATCTCCAGAGCTCCAACAACAACATAGGATCAAAAACCTAACACGTCCGTCTGCAGTTTTATCTTGCTTCaaatgtgttattttcttttatgaggAAAAGAAATGTTTATAAACAGTTACATCAAGAAAAGATATCATGTCGCcccaaaaaataagaaagagataaCATGTAAATGTCATGTGAGGCCATGTTTATAGCACATTAGACACAATTATCAAGAAACAAATAAAGCATAGAATCAGATAGGCTGAATATCGACGAATATTTCATATATGAAGTTATCAAAATGTAACCCTAGCACACCTCCGTTGTCATctgtttcttcttctccttttcACTCTGATGCCAATCATATATTGGAGTGAAATCACAGTGTTCTAAGCTCTGAATAATGtgattttttcccaaaatcTTCCGCCAGTCATCCATGAAGTTCTCTTTGAACTTAGGCTTATCCATGTACTCAGTATCAAGCATCACTGCAAACATTGTCGCCACCTGCAAATAGGAGAAATGAAGACATTAATATGATTCCAAGTAATAAAAGCAATTctacaaaaaaatattactgGGGGAAACAGGCTGTCATAAGAGTAGATGCACTAGACAggtaagtgtgtgtgtgtgtgtgtgtgtgtgtgtgagagagagagagagagcaccTCTTCCTGTTCCGGGGTCAAGTCAACAGGCTTCCCTTTATAGAGAATCTTGACACCGTGAGGCTTGTATGGAGGTGGAAAAATCACACCACTATGGACCAAAGTGGTCCACTTCTGCCCTTCACCAGAGCTAGGAGGAACCTTTGATGACTCAGAATACTTTGTGTTTTTAATTGTCTTATTTGGTTTTTTATTGAACTTCTTGGTTATTGGAGTTGTAGGTGCAGTCAATTTTTTGATCGGTGCTGATTTCTTCTCTGCAACAGCCGTCTTCTTTATTCTTTGTGATATTGGAACATGATCTTCATCATCTTCCTTCATTTCAGCTTTAATGGACGaatctttatttttatgagGTGTAGATGTCTCAGATAACTTGGGCCTTTTTAAAGAAGATGCGTCTGAAGGTTTTATACTATCTACAATTCTCTTCTTCAAAACAGTTGAAGATTTCCTATCTGTTGATGCTGAACCATTTTGACCACATTCTGCCACCAGAGGTTTTTTCTCACCAGATGTTGAAGATCTGTTAGTTGAACCCCCAGCAGCAGCCTTAACTCGAAACTTAGAAGACAAAGGCATTTCATCATCTGAATCTTCTGATTTGGGAATCTTTGATGTTTGACTAAAATTTGAAGCATTAGCCCCTTTATCAGCATTGCCAGAGTTGATCTTTGATCGGCCAGCCTGAAGCCTAGCACTAAGGGGTTTATCATCTTCAGAATCTTCCGATTCCTCCTTTGGTCCACGAGTAGATCCACTCAAAGAATTCTCACCTTTAATCTGACGCTTGACAGAGGTTAACTCACCTCTCATTGAAGTGGAAGGTCTAGAATCTACCCTGGTAGACTTTACTTCCGATTCCTTGGAAAGAGAATTAGATAATTTTGGGCTCAGTGGAGGAGGTCTATCTGGAGGTGTCTTAGAAGCAGGGACTATCTTACTCCTTTGAACAGAGTTATTCTGACCATTTTGTGGCCGTGCATTTGATGCTGGCCTCCCTAGTtgttgatcatgtttatgaggGACTGATCTTTTAGTTTCTGAGTTTGACTGGTTTTGCTTTGAAGAAGAAGAGCTACTCCTTTTAAAAACTAATGGTCCATCATCGTCATCCATATCATCCATTAGCTTTTGCTTATGACATGCCTCAACAGTCATCAGTGGCTATTACCTACAGATACACCAATGCTATTGTTAACAGCTATATATAGCAATTCTCCAGTCCTTTTTATGTACATGACTACATTCTACTAATTTCAAACA
This window harbors:
- the LOC121790304 gene encoding DNA topoisomerase 1-like encodes the protein MTVEACHKQKLMDDMDDDDGPLVFKRSSSSSSKQNQSNSETKRSVPHKHDQQLGRPASNARPQNGQNNSVQRSKIVPASKTPPDRPPPLSPKLSNSLSKESEVKSTRVDSRPSTSMRGELTSVKRQIKGENSLSGSTRGPKEESEDSEDDKPLSARLQAGRSKINSGNADKGANASNFSQTSKIPKSEDSDDEMPLSSKFRVKAAAGGSTNRSSTSGEKKPLVAECGQNGSASTDRKSSTVLKKRIVDSIKPSDASSLKRPKLSETSTPHKNKDSSIKAEMKEDDEDHVPISQRIKKTAVAEKKSAPIKKLTAPTTPITKKFNKKPNKTIKNTKYSESSKVPPSSGEGQKWTTLVHSGVIFPPPYKPHGVKILYKGKPVDLTPEQEEVATMFAVMLDTEYMDKPKFKENFMDDWRKILGKNHIIQSLEHCDFTPIYDWHQSEKEKKKQMTTEEKKALKEEKLKQEEKYMWAIVDGVKEKVGNFRVEPPGLFRGRGEHPKMGKLKKRIRPSDITINIGRDAPIPECPIHGQSWKEIRHDNTVTWLAFWNDPINPKEFKYVFLAASSTLKGQSDKEKYEKARLLKNYIQGIRTAYTKDFTSKDPTKKQIAVATYLIDKLALRAGNEKDDDEADTVGCCTLKVENVEPVPPNILKFDFLGKDSIRYQNEVEVEVAVFRAIQEFRNKKKGGDDIFDKLDTSKLNAHLKELMPGLTAKVFRTYNASITLDDMLSRETKGGEVAEKVVVYQHANKEVAIICNHQRTVSKSHSAQMTRLNEKIDELKGVLEELRTDLARVKKGKPPLMRSDGKSKRNLNPDSLEKKISQTTAKIEKMERDKDTKEDLKTVALGTSKINYLDPRITVAWCKRHEVPIEKIFNKSLLAKFAWAMDVDPGFRF